From a single Nitrososphaerota archaeon genomic region:
- a CDS encoding NAD-dependent epimerase/dehydratase family protein, protein MRVLVTGAAGFYGSNFVNILLNDDKVESIVGLDTYMRSEDFPLDPFNIIEDKNALAKKFTMLKQDYRDLTAKSIDDLNVDAIVHFAALVSIPESMDKPWEYFNFNEYGVFKLTQELLKTKTQPFFVFASSPEVYGDPVHVPMDVDHITKPKSTYAVTKLAGESHVRVIHLWYKYPTCTIRNFNTYGENQSNTYRGYPAVVPAFITKALLDEPIVVHNDGEQTRDLTYVKDAVRAYAEAIRRKEGVKGMTFNIGTGVDTSIKELAEKIKKLAASKSQIVFKKGRPADLPRLVADIKLTTEVLGWVPKFTLEQGLEMTIAWYRKVLHLLQTASGKRQ, encoded by the coding sequence ATGCGTGTCTTAGTAACAGGCGCAGCGGGTTTTTACGGCTCTAACTTTGTTAACATTTTGCTCAATGACGACAAAGTTGAGAGCATTGTAGGGTTGGACACCTATATGCGCTCCGAAGATTTCCCGCTAGATCCTTTCAACATTATTGAGGACAAGAATGCACTTGCAAAGAAGTTCACCATGCTAAAACAGGACTATAGGGATCTTACTGCCAAGAGTATCGACGACCTAAATGTTGATGCTATTGTACACTTCGCCGCTTTAGTTTCAATACCAGAGTCTATGGACAAGCCTTGGGAATATTTTAATTTCAATGAATACGGCGTATTCAAATTGACGCAGGAACTACTAAAGACGAAAACTCAGCCATTCTTCGTTTTTGCGTCATCGCCAGAAGTTTACGGCGACCCGGTTCATGTTCCAATGGATGTAGATCATATAACAAAGCCAAAGAGCACCTATGCCGTGACAAAACTTGCTGGTGAAAGTCACGTCAGGGTAATACATCTTTGGTACAAATATCCCACATGTACCATCAGAAACTTTAACACTTACGGCGAGAACCAGAGCAACACGTACAGAGGTTATCCAGCAGTCGTGCCAGCCTTCATCACAAAAGCCTTGCTTGACGAACCGATTGTCGTTCATAACGATGGTGAGCAGACAAGGGATTTGACGTATGTTAAAGATGCTGTCAGGGCTTATGCAGAGGCCATTCGCAGAAAGGAAGGCGTGAAGGGCATGACATTCAACATAGGTACGGGTGTCGACACTTCTATCAAAGAACTTGCAGAGAAGATAAAGAAACTTGCAGCGTCAAAATCTCAAATTGTGTTTAAGAAGGGAAGACCTGCAGACTTGCCTAGACTAGTTGCAGACATTAAGTTAACTACAGAGGTTCTTGGCTGGGTTCCAAAATTCACACTTGAACAGGGCTTGGAAATGACTATAGCTTGGTACAGAAAGGTTCTCCATCTTCTACAAACTGCAAGTGGAAAGAGACAATAG
- a CDS encoding PIG-L family deacetylase, with amino-acid sequence MSLDLAWQRLLVVAPHPDDEVLGCGGLIPKVKKAGGEVHVLVMTVGSIAQYGGKSDTKVRIKELERVAKFLRFDSYYLALPGDKYHLCLDQVPKKKLVDIIESGEKVSLSAIKPTMVCIPYLHSTNQDHVAVAEAAFTACRPVGGKSKPIPKIVLSYEQPEISWSRAVFNPNFFVDIGSEIRTKIEALKLYSSQIRKEPHPRSAENIVRIAESRGRQVGVKAAEAFECHRLVL; translated from the coding sequence ATGTCGCTAGACCTTGCTTGGCAGAGACTTCTGGTAGTAGCTCCTCACCCCGATGACGAGGTTCTTGGATGCGGAGGCCTAATTCCAAAAGTCAAAAAAGCTGGAGGGGAAGTCCATGTTCTTGTAATGACGGTAGGTTCAATTGCACAGTATGGAGGCAAGAGCGACACCAAAGTCAGAATCAAAGAGCTTGAAAGGGTAGCGAAGTTTCTGAGATTTGACAGCTACTATCTGGCTTTGCCTGGAGACAAATATCATCTGTGTTTAGATCAAGTTCCAAAGAAAAAACTTGTTGATATCATAGAATCGGGAGAGAAGGTCTCTCTGTCTGCGATTAAACCAACGATGGTATGCATACCATACTTGCACTCTACCAACCAGGATCATGTTGCTGTTGCAGAAGCGGCATTTACAGCTTGCAGACCTGTCGGGGGAAAATCAAAACCTATACCGAAAATAGTGTTGTCATATGAGCAACCAGAAATTTCATGGAGCAGGGCCGTATTCAACCCAAACTTCTTTGTTGACATAGGTTCAGAAATTAGAACTAAGATTGAAGCGTTGAAACTTTATTCATCACAAATAAGAAAGGAGCCACATCCACGAAGTGCAGAAAACATAGTGCGTATAGCTGAAAGTAGAGGGCGGCAAGTAGGTGTCAAAGCTGCAGAAGCCTTTGAATGCCATAGGTTAGTGCTATGA
- a CDS encoding methyltransferase domain-containing protein, producing MGRGNLKDVNEAQALSIRITTHDRFGKYEVNDWILKNLDLKRGEKILDIGCGSGKQLIPYGKIVGKTGVAFGVDISEELLEGSEEAAKKAKVSIRVKKCGMEELAEVLGKDRFDAIASSFAIYYSKDIDKTVSDIYSLLKKGGRVFVCGPTEGNNKELANLHAKVAPLPSNFIENTQFMSNTALPTFKKYFEAVKTSIFRNPITFPNRKSVLNYWNSYTLFNERARSKFESLLDEYFNKKSTFVTHKVVLGILAKK from the coding sequence ATCGGTAGGGGCAATTTGAAAGACGTTAACGAAGCACAAGCCCTGAGCATTAGGATAACCACACATGATCGATTTGGTAAGTATGAAGTGAATGATTGGATATTGAAGAATCTAGATCTTAAGAGGGGGGAGAAGATTCTTGATATTGGTTGCGGTAGTGGGAAGCAGCTTATTCCATATGGCAAGATTGTTGGAAAGACAGGCGTAGCATTCGGGGTTGATATTTCAGAGGAACTGTTGGAAGGGTCGGAGGAAGCTGCAAAGAAGGCTAAGGTTTCAATTAGGGTCAAAAAGTGCGGTATGGAAGAGTTAGCTGAGGTGTTGGGGAAAGACAGATTCGATGCCATTGCGTCATCATTTGCGATCTATTATTCAAAGGACATAGACAAGACGGTTTCTGACATATACTCATTATTGAAGAAAGGAGGTAGAGTATTCGTATGTGGCCCTACTGAAGGTAATAACAAAGAACTTGCCAATCTACACGCCAAAGTTGCCCCTCTACCGAGCAACTTCATAGAGAACACTCAATTCATGTCCAACACAGCGTTGCCGACTTTCAAGAAGTACTTTGAGGCAGTCAAGACATCGATATTCAGGAACCCGATAACATTTCCGAACAGAAAATCGGTGTTGAATTACTGGAACTCTTACACCCTTTTCAACGAAAGAGCAAGGAGCAAATTTGAATCATTGTTGGATGAATATTTCAATAAGAAATCTACGTTTGTTACTCATAAGGTTGTTCTCGGGATACTTGCGAAAAAGTAG
- the pheA gene encoding prephenate dehydratase, with protein MTVAFQGERGAFSEVAVQNFFDRRVEAKPYRILPEVFDAIEKGKVGYAVVPIENSTEGSVNETYDLLLRTNIKVCGELNLRIVHCLISLPTVSKEDVKVVYSHPQALGQCRTYLQKNNYRTLATYDTAGSVKLLKEQNLREAAAIASEYAADFYAMKILEKGIEDSKNNYTRFFLLAEKDAKPTGSDKTSIIFSAPDVPGSLHGVLKEFADRKINLTKIESRPTRQKAWEYYFYLDFEGHRNDKPCAEVLNVISKNCPFVKVLGSYPKAK; from the coding sequence ATTACAGTCGCATTTCAGGGTGAAAGGGGAGCGTTCAGCGAAGTTGCTGTACAGAACTTTTTTGATAGAAGGGTCGAAGCCAAGCCATATAGAATACTGCCTGAAGTTTTTGACGCTATAGAAAAGGGCAAAGTAGGCTATGCCGTTGTGCCGATAGAGAATTCGACGGAAGGCAGCGTCAACGAAACTTACGACCTGCTGCTCAGGACTAATATCAAGGTCTGCGGAGAACTTAACCTGCGGATAGTTCATTGTTTGATTTCATTACCCACAGTCTCCAAGGAAGATGTCAAGGTCGTTTATTCACATCCTCAGGCGCTGGGCCAATGTAGAACATATCTGCAAAAGAACAACTACAGGACACTTGCAACATATGATACTGCTGGAAGCGTCAAATTATTAAAAGAACAGAACTTGAGGGAAGCCGCTGCGATAGCCAGTGAATATGCAGCTGATTTTTACGCTATGAAGATTCTGGAAAAAGGGATTGAGGACAGCAAGAACAATTATACACGCTTTTTCTTGCTGGCAGAAAAGGATGCAAAACCTACGGGTTCTGACAAGACTTCAATCATATTTTCGGCGCCTGATGTGCCAGGATCGCTACATGGTGTTCTGAAGGAGTTTGCTGACAGAAAAATAAACCTAACAAAGATAGAATCGAGACCGACAAGGCAGAAGGCGTGGGAATATTATTTCTACCTCGATTTTGAAGGGCACAGGAACGACAAACCATGTGCAGAAGTTCTTAATGTTATTTCAAAAAATTGCCCATTTGTGAAGGTTTTGGGTTCTTATCCCAAAGCGAAATAA
- a CDS encoding branched-chain amino acid transaminase: MPIDEPEFIWLDGKFVKWSEAKVPVLTHALHYGTGVFEGLRAYASDGNLLVFRLEDHIKRLMYSAKIYYMEPRYSAKEMANAVLETLRINKIKTSAYIRPIIFVGYGGIGLNWTGFPLQHAIAAFPYGKYFDRPELKVCISSWRRISDQSTPPQAKATGNYINSVLSKLDALRNEYDDAILLDQRGYVSEGTGENIFVVKNGRMYTPSPSSSILEGITRDSVIQLSKELEVQVAERDIARTELYTADEVFFTGTAAEVTAIVEVDRRTIGNGSMGKVTKRIRESYLKAVIGEDSRHKDWVTPVY; this comes from the coding sequence ATGCCGATAGATGAACCTGAATTCATATGGTTAGACGGGAAGTTTGTAAAATGGAGCGAGGCAAAGGTTCCAGTTCTAACACATGCCTTACACTATGGCACCGGGGTATTCGAAGGACTAAGGGCCTATGCGTCTGACGGAAATCTGTTAGTATTCAGACTTGAGGATCATATCAAGAGGCTCATGTATTCAGCCAAAATCTATTACATGGAGCCTAGGTATTCGGCAAAAGAGATGGCCAATGCGGTTTTAGAGACGCTAAGGATAAACAAGATTAAAACGTCCGCATACATAAGGCCAATAATCTTCGTTGGATATGGAGGGATAGGTCTAAATTGGACGGGTTTTCCTTTGCAACATGCTATTGCGGCCTTTCCATATGGAAAGTATTTCGACAGGCCTGAACTTAAGGTCTGCATATCTTCATGGAGAAGGATCAGTGATCAATCCACTCCCCCTCAGGCAAAGGCTACTGGCAACTACATCAATTCAGTGCTTTCAAAGCTAGATGCTCTAAGAAATGAATATGACGATGCCATCCTGTTAGATCAAAGGGGATATGTAAGCGAAGGTACAGGTGAAAACATCTTCGTTGTGAAAAATGGCAGAATGTATACACCTTCACCTTCATCGTCAATACTTGAAGGGATAACAAGAGATTCAGTAATACAGCTATCAAAGGAGCTAGAAGTTCAAGTAGCGGAGAGGGATATTGCGAGAACGGAGTTATACACCGCCGATGAGGTCTTCTTCACTGGCACGGCTGCGGAAGTAACAGCAATTGTGGAGGTCGACCGGAGAACTATAGGAAATGGATCTATGGGTAAGGTTACGAAGAGGATTAGGGAATCGTACTTGAAGGCTGTTATAGGCGAAGATTCAAGGCACAAAGACTGGGTAACACCAGTGTACTAA
- a CDS encoding galactose oxidase, with translation MMQFWVTAIVVLLVIPFSYGQASEWSIKAPMPTPRTENAAASIGSRIYVIGGFAANGQTLSTVEVYDAETNTWSTVQPLPVGLHHIGIASFNGKLYVVGGYLEGWVPSSRLYIYDPAMNSWARGKDMPTARGALTVQFVEGILYAVGGQSDRTLGTNEAYDPVAETWTAKASMPTPREHLASGVAEGKMYVMGGRQGSLASNMDVNEEYDPKLDRWSRKAPMPSKRGGIVAASVMGMIFVFGGEAVSGTFPNNEQYFSTNNTWRVRQQMPTSRHGLSAAVVGNQIFVIGGGRNPGLTVSSLNESFIPTEIVPEFPPAILPIFVAMLIALVFVIRRQVVQKAK, from the coding sequence ATGATGCAATTCTGGGTAACAGCGATCGTTGTTCTTTTGGTAATACCGTTCAGTTATGGACAGGCTTCGGAATGGAGTATTAAGGCTCCTATGCCCACTCCGAGGACTGAAAACGCGGCCGCATCAATAGGAAGCAGGATTTACGTCATTGGAGGGTTTGCTGCTAACGGACAAACCCTAAGCACCGTGGAAGTTTATGATGCTGAGACTAACACTTGGAGCACCGTTCAGCCTTTACCAGTCGGCCTGCACCATATTGGAATAGCCTCGTTTAATGGCAAGTTGTATGTTGTTGGAGGATATCTCGAGGGCTGGGTCCCATCGAGCAGGCTTTACATTTACGATCCTGCTATGAACAGCTGGGCTAGGGGAAAGGACATGCCAACTGCTAGAGGGGCGCTGACAGTTCAATTTGTGGAGGGGATATTGTACGCTGTTGGAGGTCAATCAGACAGAACATTAGGGACTAATGAAGCCTACGACCCTGTTGCGGAGACATGGACCGCAAAAGCTTCAATGCCGACACCAAGAGAGCATTTAGCCTCAGGAGTGGCTGAAGGGAAGATGTATGTTATGGGAGGGAGGCAGGGGAGCTTGGCAAGTAACATGGATGTAAACGAAGAGTATGATCCTAAACTTGATAGATGGAGCAGAAAGGCTCCCATGCCATCTAAAAGAGGAGGAATAGTTGCTGCATCGGTAATGGGAATGATCTTTGTCTTTGGAGGAGAAGCAGTATCAGGAACATTCCCTAACAATGAACAGTACTTCTCCACAAACAATACATGGAGGGTCAGGCAGCAGATGCCAACTTCCAGGCACGGCCTTTCAGCTGCAGTCGTGGGAAACCAGATATTTGTGATTGGAGGGGGAAGGAACCCTGGCTTGACGGTGAGTTCGCTTAACGAGTCATTTATTCCGACGGAGATAGTTCCAGAATTCCCCCCAGCGATATTACCTATCTTCGTAGCAATGCTTATAGCTTTGGTATTTGTGATAAGAAGACAGGTAGTTCAGAAAGCCAAATAA
- a CDS encoding thioredoxin-dependent thiol peroxidase, with the protein MSQELQVGDRAPDFTLESDVGQKVSLKDLRGKQVILYFYPKDNTPGCTKEACNFRDSLQSIINKDTVVFGVSNDSINSHKTFKQKYYLNFPLLSDPDKEVSKAYGVYKLKNLYGIKHWGIERSTFLINKEGKIAKIWRKVKVDGHRDEVIQAL; encoded by the coding sequence ATGTCGCAGGAACTACAAGTTGGAGACAGAGCACCTGATTTCACGCTTGAAAGTGATGTGGGGCAGAAAGTTTCTCTGAAGGATTTAAGAGGCAAACAGGTCATACTGTATTTCTATCCAAAAGACAACACGCCAGGCTGCACAAAAGAGGCATGCAATTTTAGAGATTCTCTACAGAGCATAATCAACAAGGACACTGTAGTTTTTGGGGTGAGCAACGATAGTATTAATTCTCATAAGACTTTCAAGCAAAAATATTATCTTAACTTTCCACTTCTCAGCGACCCTGACAAGGAGGTCTCAAAAGCTTACGGAGTCTACAAACTGAAGAATTTGTATGGTATAAAGCACTGGGGCATAGAACGTTCAACTTTCCTTATCAACAAGGAAGGGAAGATCGCAAAGATATGGAGAAAGGTCAAGGTTGACGGTCATAGGGATGAAGTTATTCAGGCTCTGTGA
- a CDS encoding 2TM domain-containing protein: protein MHFAVYVLVNSGLVALWYLTGAGFPWPIFPIVFWGIGVAANYMAAYGTGQKWIEKETEKILKENN, encoded by the coding sequence ATCCATTTTGCAGTTTACGTTCTTGTCAATTCCGGACTTGTAGCCCTTTGGTATCTTACTGGTGCAGGATTCCCATGGCCAATTTTTCCGATAGTATTCTGGGGGATTGGTGTTGCTGCGAACTATATGGCCGCATATGGAACGGGCCAGAAGTGGATAGAGAAGGAAACCGAAAAGATTCTTAAAGAAAATAACTAA
- a CDS encoding ABC transporter permease — MKLSGIIGYSLKAIQERKLRSTLTILMVVIGAALITALNGLGGGFNFFINEQFRSLAPDVLTITPSQTLPQAGPPMPQVSPKVPLNIFTVNAIRPILGVKEVIPSYRSSITLISGGKSISTAVVGIDSSKLPFVIPSMEFEDGGIAIDRDPTAMIVGYNIAHPAGESQQFAQVGSVVRAEASIVEQIGNTQKLVIERRSFVVRGVIKETGNLLYDNSVSIPLQSANSLLKKSGEFDQIFVVTENADMNASVERGIRAIYGNNIGVTTPRAIQETLRSFITGFSVFLFSIGVVSMLVGSVGIVTTLFTSVTERTRELGILKAMGATGWVIVLLILAESMIIGVLGGTLGILSGIFMGELLTQTAQFGAQNLRPIFTFQDLISTWLLAVVLSVIAGTYPAWRASRLTAVAALRKE, encoded by the coding sequence TTGAAGCTATCTGGAATTATCGGGTATTCGCTGAAAGCGATTCAAGAGAGAAAGCTAAGGTCGACCCTGACAATCTTAATGGTTGTAATAGGAGCGGCTCTGATTACAGCGCTGAATGGTCTGGGAGGAGGTTTTAACTTCTTTATCAATGAACAATTCAGGTCTTTGGCGCCTGATGTGCTGACGATTACTCCTTCCCAGACTCTCCCCCAAGCAGGCCCTCCTATGCCGCAGGTAAGCCCGAAGGTGCCTCTGAACATCTTTACCGTAAATGCAATCCGCCCCATCTTGGGGGTAAAGGAGGTGATTCCGAGTTACCGGTCCTCCATAACTCTGATTTCTGGCGGCAAATCTATTTCTACTGCAGTAGTAGGAATAGATTCATCAAAACTTCCTTTTGTGATACCAAGTATGGAATTTGAGGATGGTGGTATTGCAATCGATAGGGATCCTACAGCGATGATCGTGGGATACAATATCGCACATCCTGCAGGCGAGTCTCAGCAGTTTGCGCAAGTTGGCAGTGTGGTTCGAGCGGAGGCTTCGATCGTGGAACAGATCGGGAATACCCAGAAACTTGTGATCGAAAGGAGAAGTTTCGTTGTCAGAGGTGTAATCAAGGAGACGGGTAATCTGCTCTACGACAATTCGGTTTCGATACCTCTTCAGTCAGCAAATTCCCTCTTGAAGAAATCAGGTGAATTTGACCAGATTTTTGTCGTGACAGAAAATGCAGACATGAATGCTTCTGTTGAGAGGGGAATAAGAGCCATTTACGGTAACAATATCGGAGTGACGACTCCTAGAGCAATTCAAGAAACACTCCGAAGCTTTATCACAGGCTTCAGTGTATTTTTGTTCAGCATCGGAGTAGTATCGATGCTTGTCGGATCTGTTGGCATAGTCACCACTCTGTTCACATCCGTGACAGAGAGAACCAGGGAGCTGGGCATTCTAAAAGCGATGGGTGCCACCGGCTGGGTCATCGTTCTCCTTATCTTGGCAGAATCCATGATTATAGGCGTGCTGGGAGGCACACTGGGAATTTTGTCTGGAATCTTCATGGGAGAACTCCTTACTCAAACTGCACAGTTTGGCGCGCAGAATCTTCGGCCCATCTTCACTTTCCAAGATTTAATATCTACATGGTTACTTGCCGTAGTCCTCAGCGTAATCGCTGGGACATACCCTGCATGGCGGGCATCCAGATTGACGGCAGTAGCGGCATTAAGGAAAGAGTAA
- a CDS encoding cysteine--tRNA ligase: MNLRLYDTLSGRKKNFEPVQGKVKMFVCGPTVYDHAHIGHARTFVFYDVLARYLQSLGFTVTFIMNLTDIDEKIFNRAKKESKSHKEISRYYAEEFRQALKSLNIRTISRLESASDYLESAILQIKGMLANKNAYAVNGNVYFDTSRFSDYGRFSHQSPLELKLRRIEPSPEKRNQADFLLWKKFDEYPYWESPFGRGRPGWHIEDTAIAISNLGQQYDIHGGGIELVFPHHEAEIAQAEMLTGKKPYVKYWVHTGLLNVQGRKMSKSLGNYILVKDILERYSANVIRLFCLSTHYRKDMDFNERTLKKTAKEAEIILGALAVLQIKSGGSKNFVSTINAIEKRFYNSMNNDVNTEKAIQSLLSFAKMINKNSALFSLQSRLAAKSLLDKMLEILGIST; this comes from the coding sequence ATGAACCTCCGCCTCTATGACACACTTTCAGGCAGGAAGAAGAATTTTGAACCTGTTCAAGGCAAAGTCAAAATGTTTGTCTGCGGTCCGACAGTCTACGACCATGCACATATTGGTCATGCCAGAACGTTTGTTTTCTATGATGTCTTGGCAAGATACCTCCAGAGTCTTGGATTCACAGTAACCTTCATAATGAATCTAACAGACATTGATGAAAAGATATTCAACCGAGCCAAAAAAGAAAGCAAATCGCACAAAGAAATTTCGAGATATTATGCAGAAGAATTCAGGCAGGCTCTAAAGTCATTGAACATTAGGACAATCAGCAGGCTGGAAAGTGCAAGCGACTATCTTGAAAGCGCGATCCTGCAGATCAAAGGAATGCTCGCAAATAAGAACGCTTATGCTGTTAATGGTAATGTGTATTTTGATACCTCCAGATTCTCCGACTATGGCAGGTTTTCGCACCAATCCCCGCTGGAGTTGAAGCTGAGAAGGATAGAACCATCTCCTGAAAAGAGGAACCAGGCAGACTTCCTGCTCTGGAAGAAGTTCGATGAGTATCCTTATTGGGAGAGCCCATTCGGCAGGGGAAGACCCGGATGGCATATAGAGGACACGGCGATAGCCATCAGCAACCTTGGGCAGCAATACGATATTCATGGGGGAGGCATCGAACTTGTCTTCCCTCACCACGAAGCTGAGATAGCGCAGGCGGAAATGCTGACTGGGAAGAAGCCTTACGTCAAATACTGGGTTCATACTGGCCTGCTGAATGTTCAAGGAAGAAAGATGTCGAAATCTCTGGGCAATTATATTCTGGTGAAGGACATTCTGGAAAGATACAGTGCAAACGTGATCAGGTTATTCTGCCTATCTACTCATTACAGAAAGGATATGGACTTCAACGAACGGACTCTAAAGAAAACTGCCAAGGAGGCAGAAATCATACTTGGGGCTTTGGCAGTTTTGCAAATAAAAAGTGGCGGTTCCAAGAATTTTGTAAGCACTATTAATGCGATAGAGAAGAGGTTTTACAATAGTATGAATAATGACGTAAATACGGAAAAAGCTATCCAATCGCTCCTGTCTTTTGCAAAAATGATAAACAAAAACTCTGCTTTATTTAGTTTGCAAAGTCGTTTAGCAGCAAAGAGTCTTCTGGACAAGATGCTGGAAATACTTGGAATTTCGACATGA
- a CDS encoding GNAT family N-acetyltransferase translates to MKVSDEEIDDLEKNEEGFFTLWSKVTYLDSALLFLNSKFPDDLLFNRVSTNYLQHDYEGLADKALEHFRKKKIRPTFFIAEHQRKLKGELLKKSFRCINSFNIMRLKRFVPFPSKDAEVSIVDSESIAAWINTYMKSFDIDAKFRPEVSRRAIKCLKSNNCTLYIARIYGEPAGTSLTYIGEDVAGFYCIGTVPKFRGIGVASLILGLAIKDAEKQSHLQCLQNLESDDVRRFYEERGFETVFAKKVYQQ, encoded by the coding sequence ATGAAAGTTTCAGACGAAGAGATTGACGATCTGGAGAAGAATGAAGAGGGCTTCTTCACCCTATGGAGTAAGGTTACATATCTTGATTCAGCACTCCTCTTTCTAAATAGCAAGTTCCCAGACGATTTATTGTTCAATAGAGTTTCTACAAATTATCTGCAACATGATTACGAAGGGTTGGCGGATAAGGCTCTGGAGCATTTTCGGAAGAAGAAGATCAGACCGACATTCTTCATAGCAGAGCATCAGAGGAAACTCAAGGGAGAGCTCCTCAAAAAGAGTTTCAGGTGTATAAACAGTTTTAACATAATGAGGTTGAAAAGATTCGTACCGTTTCCAAGCAAAGATGCAGAAGTTTCAATAGTGGATTCAGAAAGCATCGCAGCCTGGATAAACACTTACATGAAATCCTTTGACATTGATGCAAAGTTCAGACCAGAGGTCAGCAGAAGGGCAATAAAGTGCCTGAAAAGCAACAATTGCACCCTGTACATCGCAAGGATTTATGGAGAACCTGCAGGTACATCTTTAACATATATTGGAGAAGATGTTGCTGGATTCTATTGCATCGGCACAGTTCCAAAGTTCAGGGGAATCGGAGTAGCTTCTCTAATACTGGGACTAGCAATTAAAGATGCAGAGAAGCAGAGCCATTTGCAGTGTCTGCAGAATCTTGAGAGCGATGATGTAAGAAGATTTTACGAGGAGCGAGGGTTTGAAACAGTATTCGCGAAGAAGGTCTACCAACAATGA
- a CDS encoding GTP-binding protein, with translation MGIQEKIKRIEDDLHRTQVNKKTEHHIGLLRAKLAKLKREAEEAKSHGGASSLGFDVKRSGDATVVLIGLPSVGKSTLLNSLTNAKSKVAAYQFTTLTVVPGVLEYNGARIQVLDLPGIIQGASSGKGLGRRVLSVARSADLILFVLDVFQPEAHSLLVNEIKGIGVRPGEKPPNVTIEKTGNGGVSVVSQIKMTKMSEELVKDILRVYDIHHARVIIREDISDEQLIDVLVGTRTYPKALVVMNKIDLVNAGFINEIRSRDGVDFVPISADAGINVEALKEQIFQKLGFIRIFMRPKGEETDYEEPMIVRNGSLILDVCNRVHRNLKDEFRYAQVWGSSVKFPGQRVGINHRLMDGDVLTLISK, from the coding sequence ATGGGCATTCAGGAGAAGATCAAGCGCATCGAGGACGACCTGCACAGGACGCAGGTCAACAAGAAGACAGAGCATCATATCGGTCTTTTGAGGGCCAAACTGGCAAAGCTCAAGCGCGAAGCTGAAGAGGCGAAGAGCCACGGCGGTGCTAGCTCGCTAGGATTTGATGTTAAGAGGAGCGGAGATGCAACTGTCGTTCTGATAGGACTGCCCAGCGTAGGCAAATCAACACTGTTGAACAGCCTGACCAATGCCAAATCAAAGGTTGCTGCGTATCAATTTACGACACTAACAGTAGTGCCTGGAGTCTTGGAGTACAACGGTGCAAGGATACAAGTTCTGGATTTGCCAGGGATAATTCAGGGCGCATCGAGCGGCAAAGGTTTAGGAAGAAGGGTGCTGTCAGTTGCAAGGTCTGCAGATCTTATTCTGTTCGTGCTTGATGTATTCCAGCCTGAAGCACATTCTCTTTTAGTCAATGAAATCAAGGGCATAGGGGTAAGGCCTGGAGAGAAACCCCCAAACGTTACAATTGAGAAGACTGGCAACGGAGGAGTTTCCGTTGTCTCACAAATAAAGATGACGAAGATGAGCGAGGAACTTGTCAAGGACATACTGAGAGTATATGATATACACCATGCCCGAGTAATCATAAGGGAGGATATTTCTGACGAACAGCTAATCGATGTTTTAGTTGGCACCAGAACATATCCAAAGGCCCTAGTAGTGATGAACAAGATCGATCTAGTCAACGCAGGTTTTATCAACGAAATACGTTCAAGGGATGGAGTAGATTTCGTTCCGATCTCTGCAGATGCAGGGATAAATGTCGAAGCTCTGAAGGAGCAGATATTCCAGAAACTAGGCTTCATCAGAATCTTCATGCGCCCAAAAGGAGAGGAAACAGATTACGAAGAGCCGATGATCGTAAGAAATGGCTCTTTAATTCTGGATGTCTGCAACAGGGTTCATCGAAACTTGAAGGATGAATTTCGATATGCTCAGGTCTGGGGCAGTAGCGTAAAGTTCCCTGGCCAGAGGGTTGGCATAAACCATCGCTTGATGGATGGTGATGTGTTGACTCTGATAAGCAAGTAA